In the Sphingobium sp. Z007 genome, TTCAAAGAACCCGCCGACCTCACCACGCCGTCGAAGGCCGGCAACCCATTGCTGCTGCTTCTGTCGATCCTTGGCAATCGGTCGATGCGTACGATCCTGGCGTTGTATGTGCTGACCGGCATCATGGATGCAGCAACGGCTTCCTGTTCCTGGCCGAGGACGCATTGGGATTGAACAGTTGGGGTGCCGCGTTGCTGCTGATCCAGCCCATGCTTGCTCTGGCGACGTTGTCGATCTGGAGCCGGGTCAGCGCCCGGATCGGCAGAAAGCCGACTTTGATGATCGCCTATGGCTGGCAGGGACTGACCGCGCCGCTGCTCTTTTATATCCCGGAAGGTCAGCCTGTTACGTTTGCCGCCTTCCTTGCCGTCCGCGCATTGGGATGGGGAGTCGACTATATGCTGTTGCGCGCGATGGTCGCTGATCTTGCTGACGACCAGTTGCAGGATATGGGGCGGCTAGGCGGCGTCTATTACGGTATGAGTAGTGTAACGCTTAAAATCGCCATGGGCGTGGGTGGCGGGGGCGCATTATGGCTGATGAAAATCATGATCGGCCCATCAGGCATAGCATCCGCCGACGCGGTCCGCCTCGCTTATGCTTTGCCCGCTACGATCCTCGGCCCCATCGCGATTTTGCTCCTCATCATGCATGTACGCGGATTTGCCGATCGGCAGCAGTCATTCATAGGGAAATTCGCCTGAAAACTCCCGCCCATAGGATTATTTTTTCACCGTCAGTCTATTATTGAGGGCTATGCCGGCGTCTCGTCCGTCCGCTGTTGGCCCGCTTTCGCAGGGAGCGCCGAGAAACAGACGGTCGGCGGCTAGGAGCTGAAAAGTATGGGTTGAGTGTCCGCAAAATATCGAATCGCGACCCGCCGCCTTGTCGACGCCGCTTGAAACGGGAACGCCCGCCCCTGAAGGCCCAGCGACATGACATAGGTGCCGCCAACGGAATGGACCTTCAATCCGTTACCCATTCGCGTGATCCGCATCCTGTCCTCCCCGATGACGATTTCAGAAGCGTCTCACGAAATAGGCCGCGCGTGCGACGATAATTTGGGCAGGGCTGGAAGCATCGGCTATTAGTCGGTTGGAAATCGTACATGTCATTGCATTAGCGGCGTCTCCAGCGGGTAACCTAGATGCCGTCACGCCTTCGGCGCGGCGTCTTTCCTTGCGAAATGAATGTCCACGCGCATTCCCGTTCCCGCACCGGACGTCACCGTCCAGTCCGCCTTCGCATTTTGACGCAGGGATTGGGCGATCACGGCGCCCAGCTTGCCGGCTTTTGGCCAGGTCGTCCCTTCGGCCAAACCTACGCCGTCGTCGGCAACGGTAACGCGACATCCCGTATGATCCACCAGGCTATGCAAGGTGATGGCGCCCCCTTCACCGTCGGGAAAGGCGTGTTTGAGAGAATTGGTCAGCAATTCGTTGACAACCAGTCCCGCAGGCATGGCTACGTCCAAGGCGACCGGCCAGGTGTCGATTTTCAAATCCAGCCGGATGCCTTCGGGCGCATGCGCCTGCATGACCGAAGAGGCGATCTGGCTCAGATATATGCCAAGGTCGATCGTATCGCCCTGCCCTTCGCTCGAAAGCGAGCGATACAGCAGCGCCAGCGAATTGATCCGGCCCGCAAGACGATCGAACCGCTCGCCTGTTTCCTGATCGGAAACATTGCGCGCTTCCATCCGAATGAGCGCCGTAATCATCTGGAGGTTATTCTTTACCCGGTGCTGCAGTTCGAACAGCAATGTGTCCTTTTCCCGAAGAGACTGGCGCACCGCTTCGTCGTCTTCGCGAAGGCGCTGGCCGGTCCTGGCAAGCGCGACCAGCCGGAACAGCGGCTCGCCTTGATCGTCTTCGATCGTGTTCGACCAGGCATCGACATGGATCGTCTCTCCGTCGAGGGTAATCGAGAAGGTGCCGATATATTCCTCATCGCCCTCTACCGCATCGCTGAGCCGCCGGTTGTCATCTGGCGCAGAGGCGACGCCGGGCAAGGCTTGCCAACTCATGCCTTCCAATTCTGCGGCAGGCTGCCCGGTCAGCCGTTCGAACTCAAGATTGGCGTAGGTGATCCGCTCTGAGGGCAACAGTTCGGAGACCGCGATCGCGACGGGCATGTGATCGAGAAACTGCTTGAAGCGGTCACTCTCCAGCGCATCGGCCAGTCCTGGCGTATCGAGCAATCGCCCGACCTGCGCCGTTCCATCTTCCATATTATCCAATAGCGCACTCCTTTGCCGCCATTTAGCATGAAAGAAAGCAAGAAAGCAGCGAATTGTGGGTCGATCAGGGGTGCCTGGCGATCAAGCATCTCACGCACTTCGCCGCACGGCGCCATGACATTGAAGGGCTTGGTGATGACCTCCATGCCCGCATCGCGGGCCGTTTTCTACGAGAACGCCGGGTTGCGGCGGACGGTCCAGCCGCCAGGTCAGCGGGCGCAAAAAGCTTCGACAATGTTCGAATGGTTGAGATCTCCAATTCTGAAATTGGCCGACCTGTCTTATCGTTACGCCCGCACTATATGGGACTATAATAACGCTGGTCCGGCCCATGTCCCATCGGAGGCTTCATCATCTTTCACCTCGTTTTTGCCGTCCCCAGCCTGATCGTCATCGCCCGCTGGCTCTGGCCGCTGTCATTACCTTTTTGGGGTAAGGGCGCGATAGCCCTGCTGTTCCTGTTCATATCGCAATATCATCTGTGGAGCCGTCTTTCCTCAGGATCGGTGTTCGCGCCCGAATTCCCACGCGCGATTGTCATCCTGTTCAATTGGGGGTTTGGCTTTATAGTTATCGTGGCCGTTGCCCAGATCCTGCTGGATGCCGGAACTATGATGTCGTCGCTCCTGCG is a window encoding:
- a CDS encoding MFS transporter; amino-acid sequence: MNSWGAALLLIQPMLALATLSIWSRVSARIGRKPTLMIAYGWQGLTAPLLFYIPEGQPVTFAAFLAVRALGWGVDYMLLRAMVADLADDQLQDMGRLGGVYYGMSSVTLKIAMGVGGGGALWLMKIMIGPSGIASADAVRLAYALPATILGPIAILLLIMHVRGFADRQQSFIGKFA
- a CDS encoding sensor histidine kinase, translating into MEDGTAQVGRLLDTPGLADALESDRFKQFLDHMPVAIAVSELLPSERITYANLEFERLTGQPAAELEGMSWQALPGVASAPDDNRRLSDAVEGDEEYIGTFSITLDGETIHVDAWSNTIEDDQGEPLFRLVALARTGQRLREDDEAVRQSLREKDTLLFELQHRVKNNLQMITALIRMEARNVSDQETGERFDRLAGRINSLALLYRSLSSEGQGDTIDLGIYLSQIASSVMQAHAPEGIRLDLKIDTWPVALDVAMPAGLVVNELLTNSLKHAFPDGEGGAITLHSLVDHTGCRVTVADDGVGLAEGTTWPKAGKLGAVIAQSLRQNAKADWTVTSGAGTGMRVDIHFARKDAAPKA